In Capsicum annuum cultivar UCD-10X-F1 chromosome 7, UCD10Xv1.1, whole genome shotgun sequence, one genomic interval encodes:
- the LOC107877412 gene encoding glycine-rich cell wall structural protein 2-like: MDSRNYMLGEDKSFYHIFAYGEDPSEGGGEASGEGSGSGYGEGYGEREDSDGDGGSDGGYGGGGGSGEGTGDDGSGSGSGYGYGNGTGAGVGGYGGGGGSGEGRGDGGSGYGYGNGTGAGTGGYGGGEGSGEGRGDGPDGGSDYGSGSGYGYSNGTEAGVGGYGGGGGSGEGRRDGGSGYDSGSGYGYDSGTGSDARGTEEGNYAGGKGMGGGNRYHEQKPIHACSTSHDACMDY; encoded by the coding sequence ATGGATTCGAGGAACTATATGCTTGGGGAAGATAAGTCATTTTACCACATCTTTGCTTATGGTGAAGACCCGAGTGAGGGTGGGGGGGAAGCGTCAGGAGAGGGTTCTGGTTCTGGTTATGGGGAAGGGTATGGTGAAAGAGAAGATAGTGATGGTGATGGCGGTAGTGATGGAGGATATGGAGGTGGTGGAGGCAGTGGTGAAGGAACCGGAGATGATGGTTCTGGTAGTGGAagtggttatggttatggtaatGGAACAGGAGCAGGTGTAGGAGGATATGGAGGTGGTGGAGGTAGTGGAGAAGGAAGAGGAGATGGTGGTTCAGGTTATGGTTATGGTAATGGAACTGGAGCTGGTACAGGAGGATATGGAGGTGGCGAAGGTAGTGGTGAAGGAAGAGGAGATGGACCGGATGGTGGTTCAGATTATGGTAGTGGAAGTGGTTATGGTTACAGTAATGGAACTGAAGCTGGTGTAGGAGGATATGGAGGTGGTGGAGGCAGTGGCGAAGGAAGAAGAGATGGTGGTTCAGGTTATGATAGTGGAAGTGGTTATGGCTACGACAGTGGAACTGGATCTGATGCAAGAGGAACTGAAGAAGGCAACTATGCTGGTGGTAAGGGCATGGGTGGGGGCAATAGATACCATGAACAGAAGCCAATACATGCATGCAGTACTAGTCATGATGCATGCATGGATTACTAG
- the LOC107878741 gene encoding rab3 GTPase-activating protein catalytic subunit isoform X2 — protein MAYAIFDENICFMSEREVHDSKDSESSATMEESKLRDTDVIPPASVMKQLAVAVEAGKRYMTMKDFLASSRGSSPIMERASLSLSAVKSLVLREKDDKFAGEFGADDKVLSLINLLLDAEGHYPGRKVDFANASSLPKDIHGAPPESFIVNLADVTGRLKSLRKMALLWCKIVVELRRLWSEGQYIPGIPPDQIPDLNSCLLYQQLQVINRCISRKKRSIAATEALDSVVRLASSNTDVRVDKGTLPATPVLYAKVSTGELILRLGVDSLSDLTMLETGEPIYTPVMQEEPLLTEDLIKETEELVLRTGSLGAGCSQLLSDMQAFKAANPGCILEDFVRWHSPPDWMECDTNDVINETLDANDSLSGRGQLSTRMQKEGNLWRELWETSKPVPAVRQTPLFDEDLAVESILDNLEDILPHELFKQLFISLLGSGLVSAEATLSNNSNLSKLFCDCKEYVIVTCQRSNWVEKIDELCQVYETVETMVLSPDEVIRITFQPEEPTAAPANELKSRFKRLSLIFRNKDKQLSPQDQKNQEESPLRQPFSSMFSKKPPKHGSPSPADKPVSSVENDWTIV, from the exons ATGGCATATgcaatttttgatgaaaatatttgcTTCATGAGTGAGAGAGAAGTACATGATTCAAAG GACTCTGAATCAAGTGCGACAATGGAAGAGTCAAAACTTCGGGACACAGATGTCATTCCTCCAGCCTCTGTCATGAAGCAATTAGCTGTAGCTGTGGA GGCTGGAAAGAGGTATATGACAATGAAAGACTTCCTAGCTTCATCCAGAGGTTCCTCACCCATCATGGAGAGGGCTAGCTTAAGCTTGTCAGCAGTGAAGTCATTAGTGCTACGTGAAAAAGATGACAAATTTGCGGGTGAATTTGGTGCGGATGACAAAGTCTTGTCTCTTATCAATTTACTGCTAGATGCAG AAGGACATTATCCTGGAAGGAAGGTAGATTTTGCGAATGCTTCATCTTTGCCTAAGGATATTCATGGTGCTCCTCCTGAAAGTTTTATCGTTAATCTTGCTGATGTAACTGGACGTTTGAAATCACTGCGGAAAATGGCTTTATTATGGTGCAAAATTGTTGTTGAA TTGAGAAGGCTGTGGTCTGAAGGACAATATATCCCTGGCATTCCTCCCGATCAAATTCCGGACCTAAATTCATGCCTCTTGTATCAGCAACTCCAGGTTATTAACCGTTGCATTTCCAGAAAAAAGCGAAGCATTGCGGCCACTGAAGCATTGGATTCAGTTGTCAGGCTAGCAAGTTCAAATACCGATGTTCGAGTTGATAAGGGCACTCTTCCTGCAACTCCCGTCTTGTATGCTAAAGTTAGCACAGGAGAATTAATTCTTCGGCTAGGAGTGGATAGCCTATCTGATCTAACAATGCTGGAAACGGGTGAACCTATATATACGCCAGTAATGCAG GAAGAACCTTTACTAACAGAAGATCTAATCAAAGAAACAGAGGAGCTGGTGCTTCGAACAGGGAG TCTTGGAGCTGGGTGCTCTCAACTCTTGTCTGACATGCAGGCTTTCAAG GCAGCAAACCCTGGGTGTATATTAGAAGATTTTGTTAGATGGCATTCTCCTCCTGATTGGATGGAATGTGATACAAATGATGTAATTAATGAAACTCTTGATGCTAATGACTCATTGTCTGGAAGAGGCCAACTGAGTACTCGAATGCAGAAAGAAG GCAACTTATGGCGCGAGCTGTGGGAAACCTCAAAGCCAGTGCCGGCTGTTAGACAAACTCCTCTCTTCGATGAGGATTTGGCAGT GGAAAGTATTCTGGATAATTTAGAGGATATATTGCCCCATGAGCTTTTCAAGCAGCTGTTTATATCTCTT TTGGGGTCAGGATTGGTAAGTGCTGAGGCCACCCTCTCCAACAACTCAAATTTATCGAAGCTGTTCTGTGATTGTAAAGAATACGTCATTGTCACCTGTCAAAGAAGCAACTGGGTtgagaaaattgatgaattgtGCCAG GTCTACGAGACTGTAGAGACAATGGTACTCAGTCCAGATGAAGTCATAAGGATCACATTTCAACCCGAAGAACCTACAGCTGCACCTGCAAATGAACTAAAAAGTCGATTTAAAAGGCTTAGCCTCATATTCAGAAACAAGGACAAACAACTATCACCGCAAGACCAGAAGAACCAGGAAGAGAGTCCATTACGCCAACCATTCTCATCGATGTTTTCAAAGAAACCTCCTAAGCACGGCAGTCCATCTCCAGCTGATAAACCTGTTTCCTCCGTCGAAAATGACTGGACAATTGTATAA
- the LOC107877413 gene encoding acanthoscurrin-2, with translation MLAKILPLLFVLSVGAFFVGARNLPNENDSLVAAKYGTTDYQGGLDDNIGGGFADNVPAGGTPPPAGPGVGGSISGGVSAGIGGRLGMGAGPISGGAEGRVGVGIGAGAGAGVGAGAGGMGGGTPGSPPGIGIGGSGGVSGGVGGSGRIGVGAGGTPGVGVGGSGSLGGNIGGGAGAGVGAGGTGGYGGPGSGYGGGYGGGWP, from the exons ATGTTGGCTAAAATTTTACCACTTCTTTTTGTGCTTTCAGTTGGAGCTTTTTTTGTTGGTGCTAGAAATTTACCAAATGAAAATGATTCCCTTGTAGCAGCAAAATATGGAACAACTGATTATCAAGGTGGATTAGATGACAATATTGGTGGTGGATTCGCTGATAATGTACCCGCAG GTGGAACTCCCCCTCCAGCTGGTCCTGGTGTAGGAGGATCCATTAGTGGTGGCGTTAGCGCAGGAATAGGAGGAAGGTTGGGTATGGGTGCTGGTCCCATTAGTGGAGGTGCTGAAGGTAGAGTTGGTGTAGGTATAGGTGCTGGAGCTGGTGCTGGTGTTGGTGCTGGTGCTGGTGGCATGGGTGGTGGCACTCCTGGTAGTCCTCCTGGCATTGGAATAGGCGGCAGTGGCGGTGTTAGCGGTGGAGTAGGTGGCAGTGGCCGTATCGGTGTTGGAGCAGGAGGCACTCCTGGTGTTGGAGTAGGTGGCAGTGGCAGCCTTGGTGGCAATATTGGTGGTGGAGCAGGAGCTGGAGTGGGAGCAGGCGGCACCGGTGGATATGGCGGCCCTGGCAGCGGATATGGTGGTGGATATGGAGGAGGATGGCCATGA
- the LOC107878741 gene encoding rab3 GTPase-activating protein catalytic subunit isoform X1 — protein METSFVSRAKTAFHSAAAKAEKVFTDIKISDLINDPDLDKQSPGKSTSGISDDKDESKDGKNSKRRPPPIKAKQDWQERFKNIRIGKRGAEGTDKTESPGMAYAIFDENICFMSEREVHDSKDSESSATMEESKLRDTDVIPPASVMKQLAVAVEAGKRYMTMKDFLASSRGSSPIMERASLSLSAVKSLVLREKDDKFAGEFGADDKVLSLINLLLDAEGHYPGRKVDFANASSLPKDIHGAPPESFIVNLADVTGRLKSLRKMALLWCKIVVELRRLWSEGQYIPGIPPDQIPDLNSCLLYQQLQVINRCISRKKRSIAATEALDSVVRLASSNTDVRVDKGTLPATPVLYAKVSTGELILRLGVDSLSDLTMLETGEPIYTPVMQEEPLLTEDLIKETEELVLRTGSLGAGCSQLLSDMQAFKAANPGCILEDFVRWHSPPDWMECDTNDVINETLDANDSLSGRGQLSTRMQKEGNLWRELWETSKPVPAVRQTPLFDEDLAVESILDNLEDILPHELFKQLFISLLGSGLVSAEATLSNNSNLSKLFCDCKEYVIVTCQRSNWVEKIDELCQVYETVETMVLSPDEVIRITFQPEEPTAAPANELKSRFKRLSLIFRNKDKQLSPQDQKNQEESPLRQPFSSMFSKKPPKHGSPSPADKPVSSVENDWTIV, from the exons ATGGAGACGTCATTCGTATCTAGAGCTAAAACTGCCTTCCATTCAGCCGCAGCTAAAGCCGAAAAAGTTTTCACTGATATCAAAATATCTGATCTCATCAATGATCCTG ATTTGGATAAACAATCGCCGGGGAAGTCAACGAGTGGAATTTCAGATGATAAGGATGAGTCTAAG GACGGAAAGAATTCAAAGCGGAGACCTCCACCAATAAAGGCAAAGCAGGACTGGCAGGAGAGGTTTAAGAACATAAGAATAGGCAAAAGAGGAGCTGAGGGCACTGACAAAACTGAAAGTCCAGGAATGGCATATgcaatttttgatgaaaatatttgcTTCATGAGTGAGAGAGAAGTACATGATTCAAAG GACTCTGAATCAAGTGCGACAATGGAAGAGTCAAAACTTCGGGACACAGATGTCATTCCTCCAGCCTCTGTCATGAAGCAATTAGCTGTAGCTGTGGA GGCTGGAAAGAGGTATATGACAATGAAAGACTTCCTAGCTTCATCCAGAGGTTCCTCACCCATCATGGAGAGGGCTAGCTTAAGCTTGTCAGCAGTGAAGTCATTAGTGCTACGTGAAAAAGATGACAAATTTGCGGGTGAATTTGGTGCGGATGACAAAGTCTTGTCTCTTATCAATTTACTGCTAGATGCAG AAGGACATTATCCTGGAAGGAAGGTAGATTTTGCGAATGCTTCATCTTTGCCTAAGGATATTCATGGTGCTCCTCCTGAAAGTTTTATCGTTAATCTTGCTGATGTAACTGGACGTTTGAAATCACTGCGGAAAATGGCTTTATTATGGTGCAAAATTGTTGTTGAA TTGAGAAGGCTGTGGTCTGAAGGACAATATATCCCTGGCATTCCTCCCGATCAAATTCCGGACCTAAATTCATGCCTCTTGTATCAGCAACTCCAGGTTATTAACCGTTGCATTTCCAGAAAAAAGCGAAGCATTGCGGCCACTGAAGCATTGGATTCAGTTGTCAGGCTAGCAAGTTCAAATACCGATGTTCGAGTTGATAAGGGCACTCTTCCTGCAACTCCCGTCTTGTATGCTAAAGTTAGCACAGGAGAATTAATTCTTCGGCTAGGAGTGGATAGCCTATCTGATCTAACAATGCTGGAAACGGGTGAACCTATATATACGCCAGTAATGCAG GAAGAACCTTTACTAACAGAAGATCTAATCAAAGAAACAGAGGAGCTGGTGCTTCGAACAGGGAG TCTTGGAGCTGGGTGCTCTCAACTCTTGTCTGACATGCAGGCTTTCAAG GCAGCAAACCCTGGGTGTATATTAGAAGATTTTGTTAGATGGCATTCTCCTCCTGATTGGATGGAATGTGATACAAATGATGTAATTAATGAAACTCTTGATGCTAATGACTCATTGTCTGGAAGAGGCCAACTGAGTACTCGAATGCAGAAAGAAG GCAACTTATGGCGCGAGCTGTGGGAAACCTCAAAGCCAGTGCCGGCTGTTAGACAAACTCCTCTCTTCGATGAGGATTTGGCAGT GGAAAGTATTCTGGATAATTTAGAGGATATATTGCCCCATGAGCTTTTCAAGCAGCTGTTTATATCTCTT TTGGGGTCAGGATTGGTAAGTGCTGAGGCCACCCTCTCCAACAACTCAAATTTATCGAAGCTGTTCTGTGATTGTAAAGAATACGTCATTGTCACCTGTCAAAGAAGCAACTGGGTtgagaaaattgatgaattgtGCCAG GTCTACGAGACTGTAGAGACAATGGTACTCAGTCCAGATGAAGTCATAAGGATCACATTTCAACCCGAAGAACCTACAGCTGCACCTGCAAATGAACTAAAAAGTCGATTTAAAAGGCTTAGCCTCATATTCAGAAACAAGGACAAACAACTATCACCGCAAGACCAGAAGAACCAGGAAGAGAGTCCATTACGCCAACCATTCTCATCGATGTTTTCAAAGAAACCTCCTAAGCACGGCAGTCCATCTCCAGCTGATAAACCTGTTTCCTCCGTCGAAAATGACTGGACAATTGTATAA
- the LOC107878742 gene encoding dihydrolipoyllysine-residue succinyltransferase component of 2-oxoglutarate dehydrogenase complex 2, mitochondrial, whose amino-acid sequence MLGVLRRKVISSASSTSCVRKYLHTVRPVVSKSRISSAAVEEISILTRQCGHVRNFNQLVLPGCSSNLRPESGAVTNLSSSSILSNWSRPFCANSGDTVDAVVPYMGESISDGTLAKFLKNVGDRVEVDEPIAQIETDKVTIDVTSPEAGVIQKFVVKEGDTVEPGNKVAVISKSGEGVEHAAPSEKPSEKVAPPAEDKKEEKAKPQVETTPVKEKPKESPPPPPKRSPTELQLPPKERERRVPMTRLRKRVATRLKDSQNTFALLTTFNEVDMTNLMKLRSDYKDTFVEKHGVKLGFMSGFVKAAVSALQNQPIVNAVIDGDDIIYRDYIDISIAVGTPKGLVVPVIRNAEQMNFAEIEKTINTLAKKANDGSISIDEMAGGSFTISNGGVYGSLLSTPIINPPQSAILGMHSIVSRPMVVGGNIVPRPMMYIALTYDHRLIDGREAVFFLRRIKDVVEDPRRLLLDV is encoded by the exons ATGTTAGGCGTTTTAAGACGCAAAGTGATTTCTAGCGCCTCTTCTACCTCG TGTGTGAGGAAATATTTGCATACAGTTCGACCTGTTGTATCTAAATCTAGAATTTCATCTGCTGCAGTTGAAGAG ATATCAATTCTTACTAGACAATGTGGTCATGTGCGAAATTTCAATCAGCTTGTACTGCCTG GGTGCTCATCAAATTTGCGGCCAGAAAG TGGGGCAGTGACCAATCTAAGCTCAAGTTCAATTCTATCAAATTGGAGCAGGCCTTTCTGTGCAAATAGTG GTGATACCGTTGACGCTGTTGTTCCATATATGGGTGAATCTATAAGTGATGGGACACTGGCCAAGTTCCTGAAGA ATGTTGGAGACAGAGTAGAAGTTGATGAACCAATTGCTCAGATTGAAACGGATAAG GTAACAATTGATGTTACCAGCCCTGAAGCCGGTGTAATCCAAAAG TTTGTAGTCAAGGAAGGGGACACTGTCGAACCAGGCAATAAAGTTGCTGTCATCTCAAAATCTGGTGAGGGTGTGGAACATGCTGCTCCATCTGAGAAGCCCTCTGAGAAAGTAGCTCCTCCAGCTGAGGATAAGAAAGAGGAAAAGGCAAAACCTCAAGTTGAGACAACTCCTGTCAAGGAGAAGCCTAAGGAAAGTCCACCTCCACCTCCTAAACGCTCTCCTACTGAACTCCAACTTCCTCCCAAAGAACGGGAAAGACGA GTTCCCATGACCAGGCTCAGAAAAAGAGTTGCCACACGTTTGAAAGATTCTCAGAACACATTTGCTTTGCTGACGACATTCAATGAAGTTGATAT GACAAATTTGATGAAGCTCCGCTCTGATTACAAAGATACCTTTGTTGAAAAGCACGGAGTGAAGTTAGGATTCATGTCTGGATTTGTGAAA GCAGCAGTTAGCGCACTCCAGAATCAGCCAATAGTTAATGCAGTTATCGATGGCGATGACATCATCTACAGGGATTATATAGACATCAGTATCGCTGTTGGTACACCAAAG GGTCTTGTTGTTCCAGTTATCCGCAATGCTGAGCAGATGAATTTCGCTGAGATAGAAAAGACAATTAACACGCTTGCTAAGAAGGCAAATGATGGAAGCATATCTATTGATGAAATGGCTGGAGGATCATTCACCATTTCAAATGGTGGAGTGTATGGAAGTCTTCTTAGTACCCCTATAATAAATCCTCCTCAG TCTGCTATCTTGGGAATGCATTCAATAGTCAGTCGCCCGATGGTCGTTGGAGGCAATATCGTTCCAAGACCAATGATGTACATTGCTCTGACATACGATCATAGGCTGATCGATGGAAGAGAGGCAGTGTTCTTCTTGAGAAGGATTAAGGATGTGGTGGAAGATCCTCGCCGCTTGCTCCTTGATGTTTGA
- the LOC107876928 gene encoding glycine-rich cell wall structural protein 1.8-like has protein sequence MASNFMIMMILGTLVYTTSARKLIGLDTRSFGSGELGLPDDNNNNNNVPQVRGSFGGGGGGGGHVGPGGIDFGVGIGGGGEISVPGVGSIGGGGGGGIGGGIGRDGSMYMGGGGGGGIGGQIGNVGFGGGQGFGGGQSFEGIHY, from the coding sequence ATGGCTTCgaatttcatgattatgatgattttgggAACTTTAGTGTACACAACTTCTGCTCGAAAGCTTATTGGATTAGATACACGCTCATTTGGAAGCGGAGAATTAGGTCTTcctgatgataataataataataataatgttccACAAGTTAGAGGCTCATTTGGAGGCGGAGGTGGTGGTGGAGGACATGTTGGTCCTGGTGGCATAGACTTCGGAGTAGGTATTGGTGGTGGAGGTGAAATAAGTGTACCCGGTGTTGGGTCAATTGGCGGTGGTGGTGGCGGCGGAATAGGTGGAGGCATTGGCCGAGATGGTTCAATGTATATGGGAGGTGGCGGAGGTGGAGGTATTGGTGGTCAAATCGGTAATGTAGGCTTTGGGGGCGGGCAAGGGTTTGGTGGTGGCCAAAGTTTTGAGGGAATTCACTATTAA